One window from the genome of Salisaeta longa DSM 21114 encodes:
- a CDS encoding gas vesicle protein gives MPRSSRRTSLANSDTLADILERVLETGIVVAGDIRVNLNDVELLTIQIRLIICSVDKAQEMGMDWWRHADYLTANHGRLSSNDPEASPPRAETAQRLESLDDRMQRLESQIARLSDALDQDRTDDTDPPDPEKR, from the coding sequence ATGCCTCGTTCTTCTCGCCGTACGTCGCTCGCCAATTCCGATACCCTCGCCGACATCTTGGAGCGCGTGCTGGAAACTGGCATTGTCGTCGCCGGAGACATCCGCGTGAACCTTAACGACGTAGAGCTGCTTACCATACAAATCAGACTCATCATTTGCTCGGTGGATAAGGCCCAGGAGATGGGCATGGATTGGTGGCGGCATGCCGATTACCTAACGGCCAATCATGGGCGCCTTAGCTCCAACGATCCTGAGGCCTCCCCCCCGCGCGCTGAAACGGCGCAGCGCCTTGAATCGCTTGATGACCGCATGCAGCGTCTAGAATCTCAAATTGCGCGCCTCAGCGATGCGCTTGACCAGGACAGAACGGACGACACGGATCCCCCCGACCCGGAAAAAAGGTAA
- a CDS encoding gas vesicle protein K: protein MNDDPTFPSNTTDGTTTNGLAHLVLSVINLIHELLEKQTLRRMDNGTLTDDEIERLGQALQQQAAEIEHLCEVFDLSPSDLSLPLGTIETSAME, encoded by the coding sequence ATGAATGATGACCCCACGTTTCCCTCCAATACAACGGATGGCACGACCACAAACGGTCTTGCCCACCTTGTGCTATCGGTAATCAATCTGATCCATGAGCTGCTGGAAAAACAAACCCTTCGGCGTATGGACAATGGCACGCTTACCGATGACGAAATTGAGCGGCTCGGCCAGGCGCTACAACAGCAAGCCGCAGAGATCGAGCACTTGTGTGAGGTGTTCGACCTCAGTCCGTCTGACTTGTCGCTCCCGCTGGGCACTATTGAAACCAGTGCTATGGAGTGA
- the gvpA gene encoding gas vesicle structural protein GvpA — protein MAEVQKSTDASGLAEVVDRILDKGIVIDVFARVSLVGIELVSVEARIVVASVETYLKYAEGIGLTAMAASPASQ, from the coding sequence ATGGCTGAAGTCCAAAAGTCTACAGACGCAAGCGGTTTGGCAGAAGTTGTTGATCGCATTCTCGACAAAGGAATCGTCATCGATGTTTTTGCCCGGGTTTCGTTGGTGGGCATCGAACTCGTTTCCGTTGAAGCGCGCATTGTTGTGGCCTCCGTCGAAACATACCTGAAGTATGCCGAAGGCATTGGCCTGACGGCGATGGCGGCCTCACCGGCGTCGCAATAG